ACGCCGCAAACATCATTCCCGTGATCATGGTGAGCCGCGCACTGCCGTAGAGGTTGACCAGTGCGCCGGCCACCGGCATCGCCACCACGGCTCCCACTGCCACACACAGCAGCGAAAGCCCGAACGTGGTGAGGCTCACATCAAGGCGGACCTTGGCGAGGGGAATTTGCGTGGCCCATACGCCGAACAGCATGCCGTGCAAAACGAACATCGCCAGAAGCGCAAAGCGGGCAGTGGAAGCGTGAGGCGGCGGCATGGCGAATCCTGGTAGGGAGCGAGGGACTTACGGCGAGCGCCGCCGTTAGCATTCCTGCTGCCCCCTGTGCCAGCGCCTCCGCCGATGTCAGCCCCGCGCCTCAAGCAGGGCGCGCGCCGTGTCCTCATTGGTGATGAGCACGTTCGCGGCGGAAAGTTTCATGCCTGCAAGCAGGGCAGGAACCTTGTCGTTGCCGCCCGAGATCAGCACCCGGCGCGGCACCTTGCGCAGGCGCTCGATCGGCATCGACATCACGCGCGCGTTGATGGGATGATCAACGATGCGGCCCTCGGCATCGAAGAAATGATAGAGCAGGTCGCCCACCGCATTGGCGGCCACCAGTGATTGCCGGTCCGCCTCGCTCATGAAGCCGAAGCGGAACGAGGTCGAGAGTGCCGACATGGTGCCGACGCTGACCAGCGCCATGTTCATGTTGTCGGCCCGGTTGAGCACGCCATCGAGGCCGCAGCGCTCGATGAGGGCGCGTCTCGTCTCGGGGGAATCCACCACCGCCGGAGCCGTGAGCAAATAGCAGTCGGCCCCCACCGTGTTGGCGAACTGCCAGGCGAATTCCGCCGGGTTGAACCGCCGCGCCTGCACGATGCCGCCGAGCAGCGACACCACCTCGACATTGTTCAGTTCCCGGGGCGACAGTGTTTGCAGCGATTCATAGAGCGTTGCACCCCAGCCCACGCCCAGGCAGAAATTGTCGGTGAGCTGGTCCGTCACATACATGCCCGCGGCAAAGCCGATGGCCTTGTTCACGTGGCCGGGTTCTGCCGGCTCCGGCACCACAACGGCATCGGTAAGGCCGAAACGTGCCTTCAATTGTGCTTCCAGGTCGAGGCACTCGGCCACGCCCCCGGTGATCCAGATCTTCACTTCGCGCTGCTTCAGCGCTTCGTTGATGTTGCGCACCACCGTCACGCGGCCAATGCCCAGGCGGTCGGCGATTTCGTTTTGCGTCAGCCCTTCGACATAGTACATCCACGCAATGCGCATGCGATTGCGCGCCACGCGACCCGCCGTGCGTTCGGGCAGTGGATCGCCGGAAAACGGCATCGTGTCTTTGCCCAAGGCAATCATCCTCGCTCATCAATCCACCGCCCGCGCGATGGATACATCTGCCCTTTCATAGCACAATTGTTTCGGAATGCAGACAGGGATTGTGTTCGCCCGCCCCTTGCAGGGAAGGTGCGCGGCCCAAGATTGGCCCGTTTTCAGCCTCAGAAATGAGAGGTTCACACCTAAAACGAAACATTTGCATTCTCGAAAGACATTAAGTAGTCTAATTGAACCAAAGAACAACAAGGGCTCGAAGGCCCGCTTGGGAGGACTGACGTGATGCCTGTCACAGGTGTCTCCAGACGTGTCGCCACTTGCCGGAGGCCGCTGTTCATGGCGGCCAATGCGGCTCGGCCCGTGCTGTCTTCTTCCCCTGATCCAGAATCGATTTCGTGCGGCTCCTCTCCCTGGGGGACGGCATTGAAGACCCCGCGCCACGGCTGGCCTGCCGTAGTCCATGGGTTTGCAGAACCAGGCCACACCAACGGAGGAATGTGATGAAGTTCAAGAAGTCGGGTCTGGTCACCCGCCGCTCACTGCTGAAGAGCACCGCGGCCACGGGTGCAGCACTCAGCGTCGGCGGCGTGAACCTGTTCAATGTGAACCGGGCCTTTGCCGACATGCAAAACCCTGCGGACGTGCTGGCCAAGATCAATGTGGCCAATTACGTGAACAAGGATTACCAGAAGCAGTATGGCCTGAATGGCGACGAGCTGATGTGGGATCCGAACAAGGACTGGATCCGCACTGCTGACTGGGAAGCCATCCGCAAGGAACATGGCGGCAAGACCGTCCGCTTCCTGATCTCGTCGGATGACCGTGAATCGGCACTTCAGGGCACGCAGCCCTTCAAGGATCTCTCGGGCATCAACATTGATCTCGTGGCCATCCCTGACGGCGACATGAAGAACAAGATTGTCTCGGAAGCCATGTCGGGTAACCCGTCGTTCGACTGCATGCAGTTCTTCTCTCCGTGGCTCGGCGACTTCGCCGCCCAGGGCCTGCTTGCCAAGCTCGACGACTATGCCGCCAAGTGGAAGCTGCCGCTCGACGATTTCTATGACACCTACCGCCTGAACTACGCCAACTTTGGCGACAAGGGCATGTTCGGCATTCCGTTCGACTGCGACATCCAGCAGGTTCACATCCGCAAGTCGATCTTCAAGCAGGTTCTCGGCAAGGATCCGGACACCACCACCACCATCCCGACCTACGAGGAAATGGTGCGTCTGGCCCCTGAATTGAACAAGGCACAGAAGGGCGTTGCGGGCATCGGCATGATGGCTGGCCGCGGCTTCTGGGCCACCTACCTGTGGGAGCATGTTGCCGCCCAGCACGGCATGATGCTGTTCGACGACAAGTGGGAGCCGATCTTCAACGGCGACGCCGGCATGAAGGGCCTGGAAACCATCCTCGCCCTGTCCAAGCATGCCATCGAAGGCGTTGCTGCAGCCGACTGGCCGACCAACCGTGGCGCCTTCCTTGGCGGCCAGATCGCCTGCAACATCTCGTGGCAGGACTCGGGCACCCAGGCCACGCGCCCGGATCAGTCCAAACTCGGTGACGACATCCTGACGATCTATGAACCGCGCGTTGCCGGTGGCACCTATTGCCCGCCGAACATCGCTGGCTCGACCTCGTCGGTTGCCGCGACTTCGCCGGAACCGGAAGCAGCCTTCCTGCTGCTCTCGTTCCTCACGACGTCGTCGATCATGGCCATGAACGAAGCCAACGCCAACGGCGTTGCACCTGGCTACCGCTCGGTGCTCACCAACGAGAACCTCCGCAAGGTCTCGCAGCCGGCCAAGATCTGGTCCGAGTCGCTGGACTACGCCTGGTGCTCGCCGCGCCTCCCGTCGGCCTTCGACATGGAGCAGGAAATCGGCTTCCAGATCAACGATGCCATCGTCGGCAAGGTCGGTGCCAAGGAAGCGCTCGACAACGCCGCTGCCAAGGTCAAGGACATCATGACCAAGTCCGGCTTCTATGCAGGCAAGGACCCGGTGTCCTACGCCTCCATGGCTCCGGGCCTCAACTTGGGCGCGGGCAAGAAGGCGCCCATCTAAACCGTTTACGCTGGATGGCCGGGGGAAACCCCGGCCATCGCTTTTCCCCCTTTGTTGAATTTGCCTTGCAATCCATCGCTCAAGGCCCAGGCTCCCCTCATGACCGCCGCGACACTGCCAGCCACCGTCCGCCGCCGCAGCCCCTTGGCGCGCAAGATGTTCCCCTATTTGCTGGTGGCGCCCGCTGTCATCTACCTGCTCTCGATCACGCTCTATCCCGGCATCTATGCAGTCTACCGCTCGTTCTACGGCGGCAAGTTCAAGCTCGAATGGGCAGGCTTGGCCAACTACAGCCAGCTCTTCACCGACTACGAGTTCTTCAACGCCTTGTGGAACACCGCCTTCCTTGGCGCGATCACCCTTTTGGTCGAATTCTTCCTTGCCATGTTGCTGGCCGCGCTTGTCTACCGCGACCCCTGGGTCAAGGGCTTCCGCATCATTTTCCTGTTGCCGATGTTGCTCATGCCGTCTGCCGTCACCTTCATCTGGAAGCTCATGTTCAACGACGGCCGCATCATCAGCGATCTTCTGAAGCGCATCGGCCTCATTGATTTCAATATCGACTGGATGTTCACGCCGGCGCTAGCACGGCTTGTCGTCATCTTCACCGACGTCTGGCAATGGACGCCCTTCCTCTTCATCATCTTCGTCGCCGGCCTTCAGGGGCAGGACAAGGAAGTGGAGGAAGCCGCAAGACTCGACGGCGCCTCCTGGTGGTCGACATTCTTCAATGTCTCCCTGCCGATGATGCGGCCCATCATCGCCGTGGCCCTCATCTTGCGCGGCATCGACATTCTCAACATGTTCACCCCCATTCAGCTCATCACCCACGGTGCCCCAGGAGGTGCCACGGAAACCGTGAGCTACTACATCAACCGCGTGGCCTGGGACGGACCCGACTTCGGCTACGCCTCGGCAATTTCTGTCGTGGTGTTGATCATCACGGTTGTTCTGGCGCAGGTCCTGGTGCGCCGCTACTTCAAGTCTGGAACTGAATCATGAAGTCGAAGCGTTCCATCATCGGCACCATCATCCTGTTGTCCTGGGCTGTCGTCTCGGTCTGGCCCATCTGGTACTTTGCGACAATTGCATTGCGCCCGCGCGTCGAAAT
The nucleotide sequence above comes from Hyphomicrobiales bacterium. Encoded proteins:
- a CDS encoding sugar-binding transcriptional regulator, encoding MPFSGDPLPERTAGRVARNRMRIAWMYYVEGLTQNEIADRLGIGRVTVVRNINEALKQREVKIWITGGVAECLDLEAQLKARFGLTDAVVVPEPAEPGHVNKAIGFAAGMYVTDQLTDNFCLGVGWGATLYESLQTLSPRELNNVEVVSLLGGIVQARRFNPAEFAWQFANTVGADCYLLTAPAVVDSPETRRALIERCGLDGVLNRADNMNMALVSVGTMSALSTSFRFGFMSEADRQSLVAANAVGDLLYHFFDAEGRIVDHPINARVMSMPIERLRKVPRRVLISGGNDKVPALLAGMKLSAANVLITNEDTARALLEARG
- a CDS encoding extracellular solute-binding protein, with protein sequence MKFKKSGLVTRRSLLKSTAATGAALSVGGVNLFNVNRAFADMQNPADVLAKINVANYVNKDYQKQYGLNGDELMWDPNKDWIRTADWEAIRKEHGGKTVRFLISSDDRESALQGTQPFKDLSGINIDLVAIPDGDMKNKIVSEAMSGNPSFDCMQFFSPWLGDFAAQGLLAKLDDYAAKWKLPLDDFYDTYRLNYANFGDKGMFGIPFDCDIQQVHIRKSIFKQVLGKDPDTTTTIPTYEEMVRLAPELNKAQKGVAGIGMMAGRGFWATYLWEHVAAQHGMMLFDDKWEPIFNGDAGMKGLETILALSKHAIEGVAAADWPTNRGAFLGGQIACNISWQDSGTQATRPDQSKLGDDILTIYEPRVAGGTYCPPNIAGSTSSVAATSPEPEAAFLLLSFLTTSSIMAMNEANANGVAPGYRSVLTNENLRKVSQPAKIWSESLDYAWCSPRLPSAFDMEQEIGFQINDAIVGKVGAKEALDNAAAKVKDIMTKSGFYAGKDPVSYASMAPGLNLGAGKKAPI
- a CDS encoding sugar ABC transporter permease is translated as MTAATLPATVRRRSPLARKMFPYLLVAPAVIYLLSITLYPGIYAVYRSFYGGKFKLEWAGLANYSQLFTDYEFFNALWNTAFLGAITLLVEFFLAMLLAALVYRDPWVKGFRIIFLLPMLLMPSAVTFIWKLMFNDGRIISDLLKRIGLIDFNIDWMFTPALARLVVIFTDVWQWTPFLFIIFVAGLQGQDKEVEEAARLDGASWWSTFFNVSLPMMRPIIAVALILRGIDILNMFTPIQLITHGAPGGATETVSYYINRVAWDGPDFGYASAISVVVLIITVVLAQVLVRRYFKSGTES